The following coding sequences are from one Gossypium raimondii isolate GPD5lz chromosome 4, ASM2569854v1, whole genome shotgun sequence window:
- the LOC105778793 gene encoding ATP synthase subunit d, mitochondrial — protein MSGPGKKVVDVAFKASKNIDWEGIAKLLVSDEARKEFATLRRTFDEVNSTLQTKFSQEPEPIDWEYYRKGIGSRLVDMYKEAYESVEIPKFVDTVTPQYKPKFDALLVELKEAEEKSLKESERLEKEIAQVQELKQKISTMTADEYFEKHPELKKKFDDEIRNDYWGY, from the exons ATGAGCGGACCGGGGAAGAAAGTCGTCGATGTCGCGTTCAAAGCATCAAAGAACATTGATTGGGAAGGGATTGCTAAGCTTTTGGTCTCCGATGAGGCTCGCAAAGAGTTCGCCACTCTTCGTCGCACTTTTGATGAAGTTAACTCTACTTTACAAACCAAATTCAGCCAG GAACCTGAACCCATTGACTGGGAGTACTATAGAAAAGGAATTGGCTCTCGCCTGGTAGATATGTACAAAGAGGCATATGAGA GTGTAGAGATCCCCAAGTTCGTTGACACCGTCACTCCTCaatacaaaccaaaatttgATGCATTG CTTGTAGAATTGAAGGAGGCGGAGGAGAAATCCTTGAAAGAGTCTGAGCGATTGGAGAAAGAAATTGCTCAGGTTCAAGAACTTAAG CAAAAGATCAGCACCATGACGGCAGACGAGTACTTTGAGAAACATCCAGAGCTTAAAAAGAAATTCGATGATGAGATCCGGAATGACTACTGGGGCTATTGA